The sequence ATTGTTCATTTTAAGCTGACCAATAACCCTGAAACAGAATATGATGCCAGAATTTACAGCATAGGATCTTCATTTGAAAATGAAAGCAAAACCATTTCAATGCACTGCCAGGTGATCGGAAATAAGACTGGGTTAATTGACGGTATGAATATTACAGGTATTGTAAGTCTGGATAAAAGTACCACTCCAGCAGTTCCTTCTTCAGCCATCGTAGAGGCAGACAGCAAATATTATGTTTTTGTACAAACCGATAAGAAACCGGAAGAAGAACATGAGGAAAAAGGAAAACCTCATCCTAAAACTTTGAATTTTGAAAAAATAGAAGTGGTGAAAGGAACTTCAGACATGGGGTATACTGCCATTACACCAATAGGGCAGATTCCCGCTGATGCCAGGATTGTAGTGAAAGGAGCCTTTTTCGTGAATGCTAAACTGGTGAACTCAGGGGAGCATGAATAAGTCATGATGAAAGTGATCGGAATCAGCTGAATATCAATTTTTATGCTTACATTAGAACTGTTTACGAAATAGTTGATTGAAGTATAGAACAGGCTGATAAGAAGTAAAGATTATCTTACAGTATTTAATAAATGATTCTACTATGCTATTAAACAAAAGAATATCAATCGGGTATTTCCTCCGTGGAATACAATCTCAGATTTTGTTTATCGGAATATTTGCCGTGGCCATAGGAATTTTGGATATGCTTCCATGGTTCCGTAAAATTTCACTCCCATTAAACATCCCTGCGCTTTTAGGAACAGCAGTATCGCTTCTCCTGGCGTTCCGGACTTCACAGTCTTATGAAAGATGGTGGGAGGCAAGAACCGTTTGGGGGGCTATTGTTAATGACTCCCGTTCTTTGATAAGGCTGGTAATACAATTTATTCCGGTAGGAGATGATAAAGTCATAAAGGATTTTGCGGAAAGACAGATTATTTGGACCTATGCCCTGGGAGAATCATTAAGAAAGCAACCTTTCTCAGAAAAAGTTAAACAGTACCTGAAAGAGAATAATATCAGCGGGATGAATATTCCCAATGCTCTTTTGGATGCTCATTCCAGACAGCTGAAAGAAGTTGCAGTTTCTAAGGGATTAACAGATTTTCAACAAATGCAGCTGAATGATATGATCACCAGGCTCTGTGAAAGTATGGGGAAATGTGAAAGGCTCAAAAATACAGTCTTCCCAAGATCTTATAGTGTTTTACTCCATATTTTGATCTATGTATTTGCCATATTGCTTCCTTTTGGATTAGATGATTCACAACTATTCCTAGAGATCGCCATTACCTTCCTGATCCCGA is a genomic window of Chryseobacterium nakagawai containing:
- a CDS encoding bestrophin family protein → MLLNKRISIGYFLRGIQSQILFIGIFAVAIGILDMLPWFRKISLPLNIPALLGTAVSLLLAFRTSQSYERWWEARTVWGAIVNDSRSLIRLVIQFIPVGDDKVIKDFAERQIIWTYALGESLRKQPFSEKVKQYLKENNISGMNIPNALLDAHSRQLKEVAVSKGLTDFQQMQLNDMITRLCESMGKCERLKNTVFPRSYSVLLHILIYVFAILLPFGLDDSQLFLEIAITFLIPIVFIMIEKTSIIMQDPFENTPVDTPMTSLAQTIEINIRQMMGEQNVPLKKENPLYYEM